A region of the Silene latifolia isolate original U9 population chromosome 9, ASM4854445v1, whole genome shotgun sequence genome:
GCCCTCAGCAAGACCATAATAGACTGTGTATTCCCTTTACAGAATAAAagtaaatcatctgcaaacatcagatgAGTAAGCCTCATAGGTTTGCAAAGGGGATGAAAATGAAATGGCAACTTCTCAGTAGCACAGTCAATGATTCTTGTAAAATATTCCATACACAAAGTGAAGAGTAGTGGGGACATAGGGTCACCTTGCCTCAGACCTCTCTTCCTAGGAAAGAAACCAAAGTTATCCCCATTAAGACTGAGAGTATAAGTAGAACTACTCACACATTCCATGATAAGCCTACTAAAAGAAGCTGGGAAATTAAAAACATCAAGGATCTCAGCTAAAAATTCCCAACTAACTGAGTCATAGGCTTTCATCAGATCCATTTTAAACATACAACGAGCAGAACAAGACTGTCTGTTGTACAATATCACCAGATCTTGACACACCATTATATTTTCTAGTATACTTCTCCCTTTTATGAACCCTCCCTGATTCTTGCTAATCAACTCAGGCAAAACAAGAGCCAGTCTGTTGCACAAAAGTTTGGAGATACACTTGTAGAGAACATTGCAGCAGGCAATGGGTCGGAATTGATGAACATAAGTGGGCATCTTGCATTTAGGGATCAGGGTAACAATAGTAGCATTCAACTTCTTGAGAAGTTTACCAGAATTAAAAACATCATGAACAACAGCACAGACTTCATCACCAATAACTGTCCAGGAGTCCTTAAAGGAAGCACTTGaatacccatcaggtccaggtgcTTTATGATCAGGGATTGAAAAAATGGCTGCCTTAATCTCCTGATTAGTCACATGGAGTACAAGAATATCTTGAAGACCAGCATCACACACCCTACCTCTCTTGATGATCTGAAAGTTAACTTTGTCAGTGTGGACAGCAGTCCCCAAGAGCTCTTTGTAGTACTTTAAGAATGCTTCTTTAACAGCCTGAGGAGCAGAATATTCCTGTCCCTTAGTATCTTTCACACTCATGACCTGATTCCTAAGAACACGGCTCCTTATGACTCCATGGAAATACTTTGAGTTATAATCTCCATCTTAACTCCATGCTAATTTGGCTTTTTGACTGAGAAACAAGTTACAGTCTGCTTGTAATTTCTTTTACTCCTCAGCAGCTTGAGTCTCCATGGTCAACATCTGCTGATTACTAGGATCATCAATGAGCTTGGTCTGAATGGCCTCAAGATTCCTTAAAGCCAAAGCAGCAGCATTTTCAATATCAGCAAAGTGATCTTTGTTAAATTGTCTTAGATGGACCTTTAAGCTTTTTAATTTCCTAACCACTTGAAACATCTTAGTACCTTGACATTGCACAGTCCATCAGCCAATTAAATTGGGAATAAAGCTTTTATCCTTACCCCACATATTATAATATTTAAAAGGACTCTTTAAATTATCAGACTGATCAGAGCTCTTAATAATGCAAGGAGTATGATCAAAAGTTCCTTCAGGTAGAAAATGGGCATACATGGAAGACACCTTCTGACTCCACTCACTGTTAATAAGTAATCTGTCTAGCCTACTGAAAACTCTGGTGCTTGCATCCTGTTTATTATTCCACGTATAATAGGCCCCTTGGGCAGGGCTATCAACTAGACCACAAGCATCCAAACAACTCTGAAACTCATCAATCTCTGCATCAGTACTAGTACCACCAAGCCTCTCAATGTGAGATAACACACAATTAAAATCTCCAGCTGCCATCCAAGGCCCATTAATGACAGATGCAAAGTTGATAAGCTGATTCCATAAACTTCTTCTATCAACAAGGTCATTAAAAGCATAAACCATAGAGACAAAAAATTGAGTAGTAGAAGCAACTTCAGTGACTTTCATGTTGATGCATTGAGCAAAAAATTCATAGAAATCAAGAATAAAAATAGTTGGATTCCATAGTATCCAAACTCTACCTCCTTTGTGCCAACTATTATTAGTAGCTATACTCCAACCATCAaccattaaactatttataatattTAGAGACAAGGCCttaacctttgtctcaaggagccCAAACAGATTTACATTATTCATATGCATGAACCACTTAACATGTTTTTGTTTGGTAGGATTATTCaggcccctaacattccaaaacccAAGGTTATGCATTCCTCACCACAAGGCGAGGAACACTACCACTTATCCCAATGCCTACCTTGGGTGTAGGAGTATTCAAGGTTTCGAGAAAGGTATGTTGCCCAAATCTGTGTACAGTATACCCCCCTTCACTGATATCTTATCTACTGAGTCTCCCTATTGCAGTAGCCTTAGCACGAGCAGGAGCAGGCCCCATAGAATAAGTCCCAGAGGATTGCCAGACCACGGGGGTTTAAAGTTGTGTTTCAACAGGGGTAGTTGCTGCTATAACTACAGCAGGGGGAGAATGGACAGGAGTCTTGACTGGTTTATCTTTCTGAACATTCTCAGTAGATTTGGTCTTAGGTTTCCATACTTTTGCAGCAGGTTTCTTGGTATTAGGCACCACTGACTGTGTCTTCTTAGTTCTCCTACACTCAGTTGTAGTATGCCCAATACCTTTACAACCAGCACACACCACAGGCTTCCATTAATACTCAACACCAATAATAAAGAGATCACCATGTTCATCTAAAAACTTTACTTTGTCAGGTAGAGGGTCACCAATCATTAATTCAATCATAACCCTAGCATACCCAATCCTAGTTTTATCCTCTGTAGCCAAATCACACTTGATAAATTTCCCAATTAGTCCTGAGATACGAGCAAGACCTTTACCCCAGAATTTCAGAGGGAGTTTATGTAACTTGACCCACACAGGTACTGATTTAACTTCATGCTTAACAAGTTCCACATCAGGGGTCCAAGGCTTAATTATGAGGGGCTTATTGTCAAAAACAAAATGTCCTTGCCTTAAGATAGCATCTTTAGCAGCCTTTGAGAGAAAGCATACCATGAACACACCATTAGGTAAAAAGGAAAGCTTATCTACCTGATGATTAATCCATAGTCTCCTGATGTAGCCTTCAACAATGTCCCAGGGAGGGTTAGCTCCTAGAATAAAGCAATAGACAGAGTTCTTCCAGTATTCAAGCTCCACTTTCACCTCCTCAGCAGTAAATTGAAGTAAACCAGAAGGCTCCTCCTCAATGACTGGCAAAGACGTGACATTGTTGCTATCCTCTGCCTCCTCTGTTTCATCTTCCACCAAGACCTCAAGATTCAAAGCAGGAATTCCGAAAACTTCATGAACGGATTTCTCCTTAAGAACATCCGCACTTGTAGGTCCTCTTGCTATTTCTTAGATTTAATTGTGTATAAATCTTGATTATACCCTTATTTGAGCAATTACATGGTTTAAAGTTGGATTTCGAATTCTAGGGTTTGCTAAAAATGAAATACCCTCTGTTTTGTTGATTAACATTTGGTTTGAGACAACTTGAAGCTGGTAACGATGTAATGAGTAAAGTATTTGGTAATTTTTCTGATAAAATTTGTCGTAAAAGTTCGTCACAAAATTTGTTTACCATTGAAAAGCAGTCCGTCTTTTGCGGTAAGTGTTGAT
Encoded here:
- the LOC141601201 gene encoding uncharacterized protein LOC141601201; this translates as MVDGWSIATNNSWHKGGRVWILWNPTIFILDFYEFFAQCINMKVTEVASTTQFFVSMVYAFNDLVDRRSLWNQLINFASVINGPWMAAGDFNCVLSHIERLGGTSTDAEIDEFQSCLDACGLVDSPAQGAYYTWNNKQDASTRVFSRLDRLLINSEWSQKVSSMYAHFLPEGTFDHTPCIIKSSDQSDNLKSTKMFQVVRKLKSLKVHLRQFNKDHFADIENAAALALRNLEAIQTKLIDDPSNQQMLTMETQAAEE